One part of the Segnochrobactrum spirostomi genome encodes these proteins:
- the glgA gene encoding glycogen synthase GlgA has protein sequence MPEIAVLSVVSELYPLVKTGGLADVSGALPGALAAVGVRMVSLIPGYPAVMAALESAEEVHTFPDLFGGRARLLHAHAAGLELLVIDAPHLYDRPGSPYLAPGGVDWPDNAIRFAALSAVGAYVGAGHLGAFQPHVVHAHDWQAGLTAAYIYYGGAADRVATVMTVHNLAFQGKFPAEILPSIGLPPHAFSLGGVEFYGSVGYLKAGLLLSDRITTVSPTYALEITTPDGGMGLDGLLRAKANALVGIVNGIDTSVWNPATDPLIEASFDAKSMKGRAINKAVLQRAFGIDVDPSRPLFGLVSRLSWQKGPDLLLESASALIAAGGQLVVLGSGDHTFENAFRGLVAAHPDRIGVVVGYDEALAHRVQAGSDVILVPSRFEPCGLTQLCALRYGALPLVARVGGLADTVIDANEAALAAGVATGFQFAPTTADMLQRALARVAALWDDRERWGRMQKNAMTMDVSWAGPAARYAALYREVLAERR, from the coding sequence ATGCCCGAAATTGCCGTCCTGTCCGTCGTGTCGGAACTCTATCCGCTCGTGAAGACCGGCGGTCTCGCCGACGTCTCCGGTGCGTTGCCGGGAGCGCTCGCCGCGGTCGGCGTGCGGATGGTCTCCCTGATCCCCGGCTATCCCGCGGTGATGGCCGCGCTCGAAAGCGCGGAGGAGGTCCATACCTTCCCCGATCTTTTCGGCGGGCGGGCTCGGCTCCTCCATGCCCACGCGGCCGGCCTCGAACTCCTGGTGATCGATGCGCCGCATCTCTACGACCGACCCGGATCGCCCTACCTCGCGCCGGGCGGTGTCGATTGGCCGGACAACGCCATCCGCTTCGCCGCGCTGAGCGCGGTCGGTGCCTATGTCGGGGCCGGCCATCTCGGCGCGTTTCAGCCCCATGTCGTCCATGCCCACGATTGGCAGGCCGGGCTGACCGCCGCCTACATCTATTATGGCGGGGCCGCCGACAGGGTCGCGACCGTGATGACGGTCCACAACTTGGCCTTCCAAGGCAAGTTTCCGGCGGAGATCCTGCCCTCGATCGGCCTGCCGCCCCACGCTTTCTCCCTCGGCGGCGTCGAGTTCTACGGCAGCGTCGGCTACCTCAAAGCCGGGCTCCTCCTGTCGGACCGCATCACCACGGTGTCGCCGACCTACGCCCTCGAGATTACCACGCCCGACGGCGGCATGGGCCTCGACGGGCTGCTGCGCGCCAAGGCGAACGCCCTCGTCGGGATCGTCAACGGCATCGACACCAGCGTCTGGAATCCGGCGACCGATCCGCTGATCGAGGCTTCGTTCGACGCCAAATCGATGAAAGGGCGTGCGATCAACAAAGCGGTCCTCCAGAGGGCGTTCGGCATCGACGTCGATCCGAGCCGGCCGCTGTTCGGGCTCGTCAGCCGCCTGTCCTGGCAGAAAGGCCCCGACCTGCTTCTTGAAAGCGCCTCCGCGCTTATTGCGGCCGGCGGCCAACTCGTCGTGCTCGGCAGCGGCGACCATACCTTCGAGAACGCGTTCCGCGGGCTCGTGGCGGCGCACCCCGACCGGATCGGCGTCGTCGTCGGCTATGATGAGGCGCTCGCGCACCGCGTCCAGGCGGGCTCGGACGTGATCCTGGTGCCCTCCCGTTTCGAGCCCTGCGGGCTGACCCAACTCTGTGCCCTGCGCTACGGCGCGCTGCCTCTCGTCGCGCGCGTCGGCGGCCTCGCCGACACGGTGATCGACGCGAACGAGGCGGCGCTCGCCGCTGGCGTCGCGACCGGCTTCCAATTCGCGCCGACGACCGCGGATATGCTTCAGCGCGCGCTGGCGCGCGTCGCCGCCCTGTGGGACGATCGCGAGCGCTGGGGGCGCATGCAGAAGAACGCGATGACCATGGATGTATCGTGGGCCGGTCCCGCGGCGCGCTATGCGGCGCTCTATCGCGAGGTTCTCGCCGAGCGTCGCTGA
- the glgB gene encoding 1,4-alpha-glucan branching protein GlgB: protein MPRISGTSRCGIDPTARARTARIRGRASVNRALWRASNDDVAAIVAARHPDPFAVLGLHAVPDGYAVRAFIPGADVVAVLGEDGAPLGDLERRHGAGFFEGRIARLGPRFRYTLEASNAGGSWRLKDPYAFGPTLGPLDDHLLVEGTHRQLYERLGAQPMEHEGAAGVRFAVWAPNAQRVSVVGDFNDWDGRRHQMRKRVDSGLWEIFAPGVGEGAVYKYEIVGVHGALMPLKADPFGYASELRPSTASVVARTDRFAWQDDAYLAARAAGDPRRKPFSAYEVHLGSWMRGEGGRFLSYDELGDRLIPYAVEMGFTHLELLPITEHPLDASWGYQPIGLFAPTRRFGDPAGFARFVDRAHQAGLGVVLDWVPAHFPTDVHGLSLFDGTHLYEHADPRRGFHPDWNTAIYDFGRREVANVLMASALYWVDRFHIDGLRVDAVASMLYLDYSRGPGQWLPNSDGSNDNRDAVAFLKRANEYVYAEAPGAVTIAEESTSWSGVSSPVFAGGLGFGFKWNMGWMHDTLDYMSRDPVHRRWHHDKMTFGLLYAWSENFVLPLSHDEVVHGKRSILGRMPGDEWQRFANARVYYGLMWGYPGKKLLFMGQEFGQISEWNFEQGLDWHLTAFWPHRGLQAWVRDLNRAYVNHPALHARDCEPEGFRWIVVDDRDQSVFAWQRSDGEDGPPIVVVCNFTPVPRPGYRIGLPRAGRWREILNSDAEIYGGSGVGNGGSVIAVEEPSHGLPASAEVVVPPLAALYLVWDQEPV from the coding sequence ATGCCGAGGATATCTGGGACGTCCCGGTGCGGTATTGATCCGACCGCCCGGGCGCGGACCGCGCGGATACGGGGAAGGGCGAGCGTGAACCGAGCGCTTTGGCGGGCGAGTAACGACGATGTCGCGGCGATCGTCGCGGCGCGCCACCCGGATCCCTTCGCAGTGCTGGGTCTCCATGCGGTGCCGGACGGCTACGCCGTCCGTGCCTTTATTCCAGGCGCGGATGTGGTGGCGGTGCTCGGCGAAGACGGCGCGCCGCTCGGCGATCTCGAGCGGCGTCACGGTGCCGGCTTCTTCGAGGGACGGATCGCGCGGCTCGGGCCGCGCTTTCGCTATACGCTCGAGGCCTCCAACGCCGGCGGAAGCTGGCGTCTGAAGGACCCTTACGCGTTCGGACCCACCCTCGGCCCGCTCGACGATCATCTCCTCGTCGAAGGCACCCACCGGCAGCTTTATGAGCGTCTCGGCGCGCAGCCGATGGAGCACGAAGGCGCCGCCGGCGTGCGCTTCGCCGTCTGGGCGCCGAACGCCCAACGCGTCTCCGTGGTCGGCGACTTCAACGATTGGGACGGCCGCCGCCACCAGATGCGCAAGCGCGTCGACAGCGGCCTGTGGGAGATCTTCGCCCCCGGTGTCGGCGAGGGCGCGGTCTACAAATACGAGATCGTCGGCGTGCACGGCGCGCTGATGCCGCTCAAGGCCGACCCGTTCGGCTATGCCTCGGAACTGCGTCCCTCGACCGCCTCGGTCGTCGCGCGCACCGATCGCTTCGCGTGGCAGGACGACGCCTATCTCGCGGCGCGCGCCGCGGGCGATCCGCGGCGCAAGCCGTTCTCGGCCTACGAGGTCCATCTCGGTTCGTGGATGCGCGGGGAGGGCGGTCGCTTCCTCAGCTATGACGAACTCGGCGACCGCCTGATCCCCTACGCGGTCGAGATGGGCTTCACCCACCTCGAATTGCTTCCCATCACCGAGCACCCGCTCGATGCGTCGTGGGGCTATCAGCCGATCGGGCTGTTCGCGCCGACCCGTCGGTTCGGCGACCCGGCGGGCTTCGCCCGCTTCGTCGACCGCGCCCATCAGGCCGGGCTCGGCGTGGTGCTCGATTGGGTGCCGGCGCATTTCCCGACGGACGTGCACGGCCTGTCCCTGTTCGACGGCACGCACCTCTACGAACACGCCGATCCGCGGCGCGGCTTTCACCCGGATTGGAATACGGCGATCTATGATTTCGGCCGCCGCGAGGTCGCGAACGTCCTGATGGCGAGCGCGCTCTATTGGGTCGATCGGTTCCACATCGACGGCCTGCGCGTCGATGCGGTCGCTTCGATGCTCTACCTCGATTATTCGCGCGGGCCGGGCCAGTGGCTGCCCAATTCCGACGGCTCGAACGACAACCGCGATGCGGTCGCGTTCCTGAAGCGCGCCAACGAATATGTCTATGCCGAAGCGCCGGGTGCGGTAACCATCGCCGAGGAATCGACCTCGTGGTCGGGAGTCTCCAGCCCGGTCTTCGCCGGCGGCCTCGGCTTCGGCTTCAAGTGGAACATGGGCTGGATGCACGACACGCTCGACTACATGTCGCGCGATCCGGTGCATCGGCGCTGGCACCACGACAAGATGACGTTCGGCCTGCTCTATGCGTGGTCGGAGAATTTTGTGCTGCCGCTCTCCCACGACGAGGTGGTGCACGGCAAACGCTCGATCCTCGGCCGCATGCCGGGGGACGAATGGCAGCGCTTCGCCAACGCCCGCGTCTATTACGGCTTGATGTGGGGCTATCCGGGCAAGAAGCTCCTCTTCATGGGCCAGGAATTCGGCCAGATCTCAGAGTGGAATTTCGAGCAGGGGCTCGACTGGCATCTCACCGCGTTCTGGCCCCATCGCGGACTCCAGGCGTGGGTGCGCGATCTCAACCGTGCCTATGTGAACCACCCGGCCCTTCACGCCCGAGACTGCGAGCCGGAAGGGTTCCGCTGGATCGTCGTCGACGACCGCGATCAGTCGGTCTTCGCGTGGCAGCGCAGCGACGGCGAGGACGGTCCGCCGATCGTGGTGGTCTGCAACTTCACCCCGGTACCGCGCCCCGGATACCGCATCGGTCTGCCGCGGGCCGGGCGCTGGCGGGAGATTCTCAACAGCGACGCCGAAATCTATGGCGGATCGGGTGTCGGGAACGGAGGATCGGTCATCGCCGTAGAGGAGCCGAGCCACGGCCTTCCGGCCTCGGCCGAGGTCGTGGTGCCGCCGCTGGCGGCGCTCTATCTGGTGTGGGACCAGGAACCGGTCTGA
- the glgX gene encoding glycogen debranching protein GlgX, producing MTDRIVTAGRPEPLGVRADDRGVNVAVYAARAARVLLCLFDEAGAVELERIALPARTGDVFHGHVSAVAPGARYGFRVEGEWRPEAGDRYNPAKLVLDPQATRIDRSFALHPAMFDVPPGTPFGTEPDRTDSAPFMPKAIVVEPGFFAAAPPPPRPHDRGRTVLYELHVRGFTALNPAIPEAIRGTYAGLAHPASIAHLKRLGINAVELMPSSAAIDERHLPPLGLRNHWGYNPVLYAAPEPRLAPGGFPEIRAAVEALQAAGISVILDVVYNHTGEGDRLGATVSMRGFDNAAYYRLVPGDLSHFVDDTGCGNTLPLDRPHVLRVVLDAMRLWAVQTGIDGFRFDLGVTLARRDDGFDPAAPFLAAIAQDPILKDRVLVTEPWDPGPGGYHLGAFPAGWGEWNDRYRDSVRRFWRGDGGMIGEIVTRFAGSADVFAPRRRLVSDSINFVTAHDGFTLADLVAYAGKHNEANGEFNRDGTDANYSWNNGVEGPTDDPAVLARRAAEARALMATLLFSRGTPMLSLGDELGRTQAGNNNAYAQDNPISYIDWEHADEGMIEFAASLVAARKAHAALRAERPLTGAPATGAALPDVQWLRADGAPLGAEDWNNADIRTLIAALYEPARESEADSRVVVVLHAGGYDLDVTLPTPRAGSRWRIEIDSHDLSRAGPVAARTLAVSGRSAILVVEEPITKRAGATDAEVLDRLATAAGLAPDWWDVDGNNHRVGDDSKRALLKAMRLPAGSTGEARDSLFRLMSERALAPLPLATVARTGAATTLRLGPDTGAAGRPIDLVIEHEGRGTETIRIEADAVRTAWTALPDGRSVRLREIDLPPQPPGRHVVRLADRADASGQLIVAPGACYLPPALADSGRRFGLAAHLYSVPRVGDQGIGDFTTLGALGRFAADAGAAVLGLNPLHALFEHDRRRTSPYHPCDRRFLEPIYIDVTALPAVLLSEQARAALAAEAGRLAALSATPHVDYVGAWDAKRRVLDAAFQAFEARRASDAADPALAAFEAFIARGGRALRRFTTFQAIAEARGTSEWWTWPADLVHPEQSGVEFFARAHPGRVRFFSFLQWVADLQLGEAAATVREAGLSIGFYRDLAVGTAPDGAEAWSESDVLMSGVSVGAPPDPFAADGQIWNLPPPDPIAWAREGYAGFANLVAANMRHAGALRIDHVLGLRRLFLVPEGAGAGEGTYVAFPFQDLIGVLSLESTRAGCLVVGEDLGTVPEGTGEALMAADILSYRVLWFERDGETFRPPSAYPPRAATCVSTHDLPTLAGWWIGADIDERHRLTILGDAEAVAARTERHAAKEHLLAALTAAGVLGAPPSLEAPLDPASAGAIHAFLAETPSMLALVQADDLTGETEALNLPGTTTERSNWSRKLRVPVSALGDAPASGAILAAMAARAAR from the coding sequence ATGACCGACCGCATCGTCACCGCCGGCCGCCCGGAACCACTCGGTGTCCGTGCCGACGACCGGGGGGTCAACGTTGCGGTCTATGCCGCGCGCGCGGCGCGGGTGCTGCTCTGCCTGTTCGACGAAGCCGGCGCGGTAGAACTCGAGCGCATCGCCCTGCCGGCCCGCACCGGCGACGTCTTCCACGGCCACGTCTCGGCCGTCGCACCGGGCGCGCGCTACGGCTTCCGCGTCGAGGGCGAGTGGAGGCCCGAGGCCGGCGACCGCTACAACCCGGCGAAGCTCGTCCTCGATCCCCAGGCGACGCGCATCGACCGCTCGTTCGCGCTGCATCCGGCGATGTTCGACGTGCCCCCCGGCACGCCGTTCGGGACCGAGCCCGACCGCACCGACAGCGCCCCCTTCATGCCGAAGGCGATCGTCGTGGAGCCCGGCTTCTTCGCCGCCGCGCCGCCGCCGCCCCGGCCCCACGATCGTGGCCGCACCGTTCTCTACGAGCTTCACGTCCGCGGCTTCACCGCGCTCAATCCGGCGATCCCCGAAGCGATCCGCGGCACCTATGCGGGGCTCGCCCATCCCGCCTCCATCGCGCACCTGAAGCGCCTCGGCATCAATGCCGTCGAACTGATGCCTTCGTCGGCGGCGATCGACGAGCGCCATCTGCCACCGCTCGGGCTGCGCAACCATTGGGGCTACAATCCGGTCCTCTATGCCGCGCCGGAGCCGCGTCTGGCGCCCGGCGGCTTTCCCGAGATCCGGGCCGCCGTCGAGGCGCTCCAGGCGGCCGGCATCTCGGTCATCCTCGACGTCGTCTACAACCACACCGGCGAGGGCGACCGGCTGGGGGCGACCGTCTCCATGCGCGGCTTCGACAACGCGGCCTATTATCGTCTGGTTCCAGGCGATCTCTCGCACTTCGTCGACGACACCGGCTGCGGCAACACGCTGCCGCTCGATCGCCCGCATGTGCTGCGGGTGGTGCTCGACGCGATGCGGCTCTGGGCGGTGCAGACCGGGATCGACGGTTTCCGCTTCGATCTTGGCGTGACGCTCGCCCGGCGCGACGACGGCTTCGATCCGGCCGCGCCCTTCCTCGCGGCGATCGCGCAGGACCCGATCCTCAAGGACCGAGTACTCGTCACCGAGCCGTGGGATCCCGGTCCGGGCGGCTACCATCTCGGCGCCTTCCCGGCCGGCTGGGGCGAATGGAACGATCGCTACCGCGACAGCGTCCGCCGCTTCTGGCGCGGCGACGGCGGCATGATCGGCGAAATCGTCACCCGCTTCGCGGGCTCCGCCGACGTGTTCGCGCCGCGCCGCCGCCTCGTCTCCGACAGCATCAACTTCGTCACCGCCCACGACGGCTTCACCCTCGCCGACCTCGTCGCCTATGCGGGCAAGCACAACGAGGCGAACGGCGAGTTCAACCGCGACGGCACCGACGCCAATTATTCCTGGAACAACGGGGTCGAGGGGCCGACCGACGATCCGGCCGTCCTCGCCCGCCGGGCGGCGGAAGCGCGGGCGCTGATGGCAACCCTGCTGTTCTCGCGCGGCACGCCGATGCTCTCGCTCGGCGACGAGTTGGGCCGCACCCAGGCCGGCAACAACAACGCCTACGCCCAGGACAATCCGATCTCCTATATCGACTGGGAGCATGCCGACGAGGGCATGATCGAGTTCGCCGCGAGCCTCGTCGCCGCGCGCAAGGCGCACGCGGCGCTCAGGGCCGAGCGTCCGCTCACCGGCGCACCGGCGACCGGCGCCGCCCTTCCCGATGTTCAATGGCTGCGGGCGGACGGGGCGCCGCTTGGGGCCGAGGACTGGAACAACGCCGACATCCGCACCCTGATCGCCGCGCTCTACGAGCCGGCGCGCGAGAGCGAGGCCGACAGCCGGGTCGTCGTCGTCCTCCACGCCGGGGGCTACGATCTCGACGTGACGCTGCCGACGCCGCGCGCCGGGTCGCGCTGGCGGATCGAAATCGACAGCCATGATCTCAGCCGCGCCGGTCCGGTTGCGGCCCGCACCCTCGCGGTCTCCGGTCGCTCGGCGATCCTCGTGGTCGAGGAGCCGATCACGAAGAGGGCGGGCGCGACCGACGCCGAGGTGCTCGACCGCCTCGCCACCGCGGCGGGGCTCGCCCCGGACTGGTGGGACGTCGACGGCAACAATCACCGCGTCGGCGACGACAGCAAGCGGGCTTTGTTGAAGGCGATGCGGCTGCCGGCCGGGTCGACCGGCGAGGCCCGCGACAGCCTCTTTCGCCTGATGTCCGAGCGGGCGCTCGCGCCCCTGCCGCTCGCCACCGTCGCCAGGACGGGCGCCGCGACGACCTTGCGCCTCGGGCCCGACACGGGGGCGGCCGGGCGACCGATCGATCTCGTCATCGAGCATGAAGGGCGCGGCACCGAGACGATCCGGATCGAGGCCGACGCCGTTCGCACGGCCTGGACGGCGCTGCCCGACGGGCGCTCCGTCCGCCTGCGCGAGATCGATCTGCCGCCGCAGCCGCCGGGGCGTCACGTCGTGCGCCTCGCCGACCGCGCCGACGCGAGCGGCCAGCTCATTGTCGCCCCCGGCGCCTGCTATCTGCCGCCCGCGCTCGCCGACAGCGGGCGCCGGTTCGGCCTCGCCGCGCATCTCTATTCGGTCCCCCGCGTCGGCGACCAAGGTATCGGCGATTTCACCACGCTCGGCGCGCTCGGCCGGTTCGCGGCCGACGCCGGGGCCGCCGTGCTCGGGCTCAATCCGCTCCACGCTCTGTTCGAGCACGACCGCCGGCGCACGAGCCCCTATCATCCGTGCGATCGCCGTTTCCTCGAGCCGATCTACATCGACGTGACGGCGCTGCCGGCGGTGCTGCTCTCCGAGCAAGCCCGCGCCGCGCTCGCCGCCGAGGCGGGGCGCCTCGCGGCGCTCTCGGCGACGCCCCATGTCGATTATGTCGGGGCCTGGGACGCCAAGCGGCGGGTGCTCGACGCGGCCTTTCAGGCCTTCGAGGCGCGGCGGGCGTCCGATGCCGCCGACCCCGCGCTTGCCGCTTTCGAGGCGTTCATCGCACGGGGCGGCCGCGCGCTTCGCCGCTTTACGACCTTCCAGGCGATCGCCGAGGCGCGGGGCACCAGCGAATGGTGGACTTGGCCGGCCGATCTCGTCCACCCGGAACAGAGCGGCGTCGAGTTCTTCGCCAGGGCCCATCCCGGTCGCGTCCGCTTCTTCTCGTTCCTGCAATGGGTCGCGGACCTTCAGCTCGGCGAGGCCGCCGCCACCGTGCGCGAGGCCGGCCTTTCGATCGGATTCTATCGCGACCTCGCGGTCGGCACGGCGCCCGACGGCGCCGAGGCGTGGTCGGAGAGCGACGTCCTGATGAGCGGCGTTTCGGTCGGGGCGCCGCCGGACCCGTTCGCTGCCGACGGCCAGATCTGGAACCTGCCGCCGCCGGACCCGATCGCCTGGGCGCGCGAGGGTTATGCCGGCTTCGCCAACCTCGTGGCCGCCAACATGCGCCATGCGGGCGCGCTCCGGATCGACCACGTTCTGGGCCTGCGCCGTCTGTTCCTCGTGCCGGAAGGGGCGGGAGCCGGGGAGGGCACCTATGTCGCCTTCCCGTTCCAGGATTTGATCGGCGTCCTCTCGCTGGAAAGCACCCGCGCCGGCTGCCTCGTCGTCGGCGAGGACCTCGGCACAGTGCCGGAGGGCACCGGCGAGGCGCTGATGGCGGCCGATATCCTGTCCTATCGGGTGCTCTGGTTCGAGCGCGACGGCGAGACGTTCCGCCCACCGTCGGCCTATCCGCCGCGCGCCGCCACGTGCGTCTCGACCCATGATCTGCCGACGCTTGCCGGCTGGTGGATCGGGGCGGACATCGACGAGCGCCATCGGCTCACGATCCTCGGCGATGCGGAGGCGGTGGCGGCGCGGACCGAGCGTCACGCCGCGAAGGAGCATCTCCTGGCCGCGCTCACAGCCGCCGGCGTGCTCGGCGCGCCGCCCTCGCTCGAGGCGCCACTCGATCCGGCGAGTGCCGGGGCGATCCACGCCTTCCTCGCCGAGACGCCGTCGATGCTGGCGCTCGTGCAGGCCGACGACCTGACGGGAGAGACCGAAGCCCTCAACCTGCCCGGCACGACGACCGAGCGTTCGAACTGGAGCCGCAAGTTGCGCGTTCCGGTGTCGGCACTCGGCGACGCCCCCGCGTCCGGTGCGATCCTCGCCGCGATGGCGGCCCGCGCCGCGCGGTGA
- the glgC gene encoding glucose-1-phosphate adenylyltransferase produces the protein MPVETGTRGRLSRHAMAYVLAGGRGSRLMELTDRRAKPAVYFGGKTRIIDFALSNALNSGIRRIGVATQYKAHSLIRHLSRGWTFLRPERNESFDILPASQRVSETMWYLGTADAVYQNIDIIEAYDVEYIVLLAGDHIYKMDYELMLQQHVDQRADVTVGCLEVAREQATGFGVMHVDDEDRIIDFVEKPKNPPAMPGKPESSLASMGIYVFNTKFLLDELRRDAADPGSSHDFGKDIIPHIVKNGKAVAHHFSRSCVRSEAESGPYWRDVGTVDAYWEANIDLTAVVPDLDLYDRDWPIWTYSELAPPAKFVHDEDGRRGQAVSSLVSGGCIISGASLRRTLLFTGVRVNSYSHIEGAVILPYADVGRGARLSRVIVDAAVQIPEGLVVGEDPELDARRFRRTEKGVCLITQPMIDRLRG, from the coding sequence ATGCCCGTTGAAACCGGAACCAGAGGTCGTCTGTCGCGGCATGCGATGGCTTATGTGCTGGCGGGTGGGCGCGGCAGCCGCCTGATGGAGCTGACGGACCGGCGGGCGAAGCCGGCCGTCTATTTCGGCGGCAAGACGCGCATCATCGATTTCGCGCTGTCGAACGCGCTCAATTCCGGCATCCGCCGCATCGGCGTCGCCACCCAATACAAGGCTCACAGCCTGATCCGGCATCTGAGCCGCGGCTGGACCTTCCTGCGCCCCGAGCGCAACGAGAGTTTCGACATCCTGCCGGCGAGCCAACGCGTGTCCGAGACGATGTGGTATCTCGGTACCGCCGATGCCGTGTACCAGAATATCGACATCATCGAAGCCTACGATGTCGAATACATCGTCCTGCTGGCGGGCGATCACATCTACAAGATGGACTACGAGCTGATGCTCCAGCAGCACGTCGACCAGCGGGCCGATGTGACGGTCGGCTGCCTCGAGGTCGCGCGCGAGCAGGCGACCGGCTTCGGCGTCATGCATGTTGACGATGAAGACCGCATCATCGATTTCGTCGAGAAGCCGAAGAACCCGCCGGCAATGCCGGGAAAACCGGAATCTTCGCTCGCCTCGATGGGCATCTACGTCTTCAACACCAAGTTCCTGCTCGACGAACTGCGCCGCGATGCCGCCGATCCGGGCTCGAGCCACGATTTCGGCAAGGACATCATCCCGCACATCGTGAAGAACGGGAAGGCGGTGGCGCACCATTTCTCCCGCTCCTGCGTGCGCTCGGAGGCGGAATCGGGCCCCTATTGGCGTGATGTCGGAACCGTCGACGCCTATTGGGAGGCGAACATCGATCTGACCGCCGTCGTGCCCGACCTCGATCTCTACGATCGCGACTGGCCGATCTGGACCTACAGCGAACTCGCGCCGCCGGCCAAGTTCGTCCACGACGAGGACGGCCGGCGCGGCCAGGCGGTGTCCTCGCTCGTCTCGGGCGGCTGTATCATCTCGGGCGCTTCCCTGCGCCGCACCTTGCTGTTCACCGGCGTGCGGGTAAATTCATACAGCCATATCGAGGGTGCGGTTATTCTCCCTTATGCCGACGTCGGACGCGGCGCCCGCCTGTCGCGGGTGATCGTCGATGCCGCCGTGCAAATACCCGAGGGCTTGGTGGTCGGGGAGGACCCGGAACTCGATGCGAGGCGTTTCCGCCGCACCGAGAAGGGGGTCTGCCTCATCACCCAGCCGATGATCGACCGCCTCAGGGGCTGA